Genomic window (Verrucomicrobiia bacterium):
CTTGAACGCCTCCCAGACGACCTGGTTGACGAACTTGATGACCGAGGCGTCCTGGTCGTCGCCGGTAATTTCCCGGTCATCGCCGACGAGCAGCTCCATCGGCTCGTCCTCGGACATTTCGTCGAGCGTCTCCGCGCCGACGCCATAGTACTTCTTCAGCGCCTTTTCGATGTCGGTGCGCGTCGCGAGCACGTATTGCACCGGACCCCGCGCATCGAACTGGACGGCGGCCTGCATCGCGGGATCGAAGGGTTGATGCGTGGCGACCTGCAGGAGGCCGTCCTCGAACTGGACCGGGATGACGGAGAACTGGAACGCCACCTTGGTCGAGACCCGCTTCCGGACGTCGGGTTCGATCACCCGCTTGCCCAATTCGACGAAGGGCCAGTTGAGCGCCTGGCCGAGACGCTGAAGAAATTGCTCTTCGGAAAGTCCGCCCTCCCGGGCAAAGAAGGCGATCTGGGTCTCGCTGCTGCCGCCTTCGACCGCCGCCCTCCAGGCCGCCGTCCAGTCGCGAAACTGCGCGGGCGTTGTCAGTTCCGCACGTTCCAGAATTCCTTGAAGTGACCGGTAGGCCATGCCTGTCGCAGACTCCGGCGGATTCAACGGTCGCCGTCCGGAAAAGTTGCGGGAGCAGTTAACGAAGAAGACCGGTGGCGGACAAGAGAGGACCGCGTCCGGGGGGGCGAATTCTCTCCCGGAACCCGCCGGTCACCAGTAACCAAAGGCCCCCTCCGACTCCCAAAGCTGCGAGGCGCGCCGGCGATGCATCTGCCGGATGTCCCGCCAGGACACCGAACCATCCAGCAGGCCGACGTGGCCGCCCCGGGCCCCGGCGTCCCGTGGGGATTGCTCGAAGGCCTCCGGATGGGCGTCAAACCAAGCATCGTCGCGCACCACCGGCCCAAATCGGGCATGGGGCGCCAGGATACGGTGGTAGCTGTGGCACTCCACGTTGAGGTCGGCCACCAGGGCCAGCTGGGCGTCGTCGGTGGTCTTGCGGGGCGAAATCCAAGGTTGGGTCCGCGCGTCGGTCGGAGCCCATGGGGTCGCCGAGTGCCCGCCCAGGTAATGGTAACCCAGAGCGGTGCCGTACTCGTCGTGAAGTCTCCAGCCCGGACGCTTTTCCATCCATTGGGTCAGATTGGGGCAGTCCAGGATGCGAAGTTCAGTTGCGTAGCGCAGCAGGTGGGTCCGGGTGGCACTGGATAGGATCGGCGTGTGGGTATCGCGCTTGTCGGCATTGTCGGTGTCCGCCACGGGCAACGTCTGCTGGTGGTCGCCCGCATACACCAACGCGGCGAGGGTGAACTGGCGCACGTTGTTCAAGCAGGCGGCCCTTCGGGCGCGTTCCCGGGCCCCGGCAAGCGCCGGAAGCATCAAGCCGGCAAGGATCGCAAGGATCGCCACGGCCACCAGCAGCTCAATGAGGGTGAACCCCGCGAACCCTCGACGAGGTTGAATTCCGGGCGGCATTTGAATCGGGAGGGGTGGTTTACTGCCCTTGGACCTGCAGAAACTGCGTGTCCACTGCCGCCGGGATCTCCGCCTCCAGCCCACCACGCACCACCCGCCAGGCGGCGGATATGGGGGTCCAGCCTCCGGCAGGTCCGGACAGCGAACCCGAGGTGCGCAGCCCGATTCGCGGCGCGTGAGAGGCGCCCAAGGGCGTGCCGTCGTGCGCGCCGACCCGGACCACCAGCGTTTGCGCGGAACGGCCGGACCCTGCGGACAGGGTCAGCGGCGGCAAACGGTCTGGTTTGGGCGCCACCGCGACGGCGATGAGTTGGCCGGAGGCCACGTTGCCATTGCGGTCCAGATGGGGGGAGTTCCGGGCAAACAACAGTCCGCCAGCGAGCGTGGGGGCGCCCCAGCACAGGCCGTCTCGAAGGATTTGCTGGCGAGCCACTTCCACGTAGGCGGCTGGGTCCGGCTGCACGAGTACAAGTTCCCCCGACTCGCACAGCACCAGGACATGATCGCCGGCCTTGAGGAGGCCTCCGCGTCCGACATGCCCCGCGCCCACCCCGGTGGTGACCCATCGGTTGACCCCGGCGGTGAGGTCCAGACAGGCGAGACTGCGTAACCGCCCGTCGCCCCCGTCGCCCGCGGTGCCGGCCTCGACGATGCTGTAGAGATGTCCCTGGTGCTCGACCGGGGTGGACCAGTGATTCTGGAAGGCGGTGGCCCGGTGCCGCCAGACTTGGGAGGCGTTGAAACCGTCCCCCGCCCGCGAGACATGGATGCCCCAGGCCCCGGCGCTGTAGGCTGCGGAGGCATAAACATGGTCCCGGGCGATCACGGGCGTGGCGGCCGTTGAGGTGCTGGATGGGAGAAAGTCCGAGCGCCACAGCAATTCGCCGGTCTCGGGTACCAACGCGACCAGTCCTCGCTGGGTGAGAAAGATCACCTGCGGCACGCCTGAAATCACGCCCAGTGCCGGTGAGGCGTGGGTCATCGGCTCGTCGTGGTTGCGCCAGACCGTGCGGCCGTCGGCCCAGCGGATGCCCAGAAGTCCGCGTTCGGGGGCGTTGGCGTTCACAAAGACGAGGTCTCCGACCACCAACGGGGAAGCCGCCGCCTGCCACCGGATCACGCTCCCGCCGAGTTCGGCGATCAGGTCCCGCTGCCACGCGATTTCCCCCGTGTCCGCATCCAGGCCGTACAGCTTCAGGCGCGAGGTGAGGACGATCACCCGGTCGCCGACCAGCGTGGGTGTGGATCGCGGACCGTTGAGCCAGGAGTCGTAGCCGACCAGGCTGTCGTACGCTGCGTCCTCCACATCCCGGGACCATAGGGGGCGTCCCGTTGTCGCTTCGAAGGCAAGGCAGACCTCGCGGGGTCCGGACTCCCGGGTCTCCAGGGCTTGCGTGACCAGAAGCCCGCCAACCACCGCAGCACCGCTCCAGCCCGGGCCGATCGCACGGCTCCAGGCCACCTGCAGGGGCTGTTGCGTCCAATTGGTGCGAATCGTCTCCGGGGTGGAGCCGTCCAGCATCGGACCCCGAAATTGAGGCCAGTCGGCACCGGTCAGGATGTCCGGCATCAGCAAGGCCGCGACCACCAGCCAAGCGGGCTGATTGCGCATGGCCATACAGTAGGTTGCTGTCGAGGCCCGACAAGGCAGATCTGTTGACGCATCTTCATGCGACATGACGGATGATCGCACCGGGCTATCAATGACTTGCCCAAGGGGCGGGTGCAGCGCCCGCCTGACCCGACAACCGGCTTGAAACTGCCGGGCTTGCGGTTTGCGCCGGGCATTCAGGCCCGGGAATCGCACCGGACCCGGGCGTCGGCGCGTGCTCAGGTTCGGCGACTCTCCCGGGGGTGGTGGCGTCACGAGCGCGAAGGGTCCTCCGACTCGAGGACCCGAGTCGTCCCGCCGACCAGCGCCGGTTTCAGGTCCAGGAAGGGCTTCTCGATCCACCTCCAGCTCAAGGCCGCGGGGATGAGGGTGATCAGGAATGCGGCCGGGGCAAACAGGTACGGGTTCCAGTTCGTCCCCGTGAGGAACACCAGGAGCTGCTGGCAGGGAAAGCCGTAGAGATAGATGCCGTAGGAGAAATCACCGGGCAGGCGGGCGGAAAGGCGCGTCAGCAGAAGGCTTCGGGTGAGATTGCGCAGCAGCCAGGAGCCCAGCAAGGGCAGCGCGATCCGCAAGGTGACCGGATGCAGCGTGGCGGCGAGCAAGCCGGCCACCAGCAGCCAGGAGACGCGCGGGGCGTCGGACAACCGGTCGCCGGAATGGTGCAGGCATACGCCGGCCATGAAGTACGCCAGGAAACGCGGCCAGTACCAGAAGGTCCCGAACACCCCCTTGAGATACTCGTGCCACTCCCAGTCGGGCTGGAGGGCGAAGAGCGCGACACAGGCCCCCAGCAGGCTCCAACGAACGACGCTTCGGCCCAGCAGGCCCGACCCTCCCAGGGCGGCGAGCAGGAGATAGCAGAGAAACTCCGGGCGGATCGTCCAGAGGGACGCGTTGAGTTGCGTGAAGGGTTGGTCGGCAAATGGGGTGGGTCCCGGGGCGGTCTCCCGTCCGGCACCCCCGAGGGTAAGGGCGAACAGCAGGACCTGGCCCGCGGCGGACAGGCTCAGGATCGGACGCCAGTCGCCAGCGAGCCCCGGGACCAGCACGTACGCCTGAAAGAGGCAGACGCCCAGGAATCCCGGAAAAATCCGGAGGATCCGCTTGGTGAGGTATCCGACGAAGGATCGGCTGCGCAGCCAGCTGGCGGTGACCAGCATTCCGCTGAGAACGAAAAAGCCGTCCACGGCCAGCGCCCCGGAGTTCCGCTCGCCCCGCGTGAGGCGCATACCCGGTTCCTCCGCATCGCTCCCCAGCAGGACCCACCAGCTGTGGGCCAGAATCACCAGCCCGGCCAGGACCAGACGCAGGAGGAGGATGCCGTTCATGAACTGCCGGACCGCATCGTGCCGCGATCCGGGGCCGGAATGGAATCCCCACGGGCCGGCGGACGCCCTGATCTCTGGAATGCCGGATCGCGGCATTCCTCCAGTACGGAGGCGGGCAGCGGAGGTCTCCGGCACGAATGCCGCCACGGGTGGACCCTGCAAGGCCGGCTCACCGCGGAACTGCAGGGCGCAGGCCGCCGGCATTCAGCAGGCCGCGTGGTGTGAGGTAGCCGGTGATGAGTTCCGGCGGCGTGATGTCGAATCCCGGGTTGAGCGCGCGGCTGGCCGGGTTGGCGATCCGCACGTAGATGCCCGGGTTGCGGCCGCCCGGACGGCTGCCCGTTGCCCCCAGGACCTCGGCCTCGTCGCGCTCCTCGATCGGGATGTCGGCGCCCGAGTTGAGGGTCCAGTCCAGGGTGGATTCCGGGATTGCAACGTAGAACGGGATGCCGTGGCGCTTTGCCAGCACCGCCTTGGTGTAGGTGCCGATCTTGTTGGCCACTTCGCCGGTGCGGCCCAGAACGCGGTCCGCGCCGACGATTACCAGGTCCACGCGTCCCTGTTGCATCAGCCAGCCGGCGGCATTGTCGGCGATCACGCGGTGCTCGATCTGCTGCTGGGCCAGTTCCCATGCGGTGAGGGATGCCCCCTGGCATCGGGGGCGGGTCTCATCACAGAGCACCATGAACCGGCGTCCGCAGGCCTGGGCGGCGTAGAGGGGCGCCGTGGCGGTGCCGATGTCCACAAACGCCAGCCAGCCGGCATTGCAGTGCGTCAGCACCGTGGCGCCGGGGCGGATGAGATCGGCACCGTGTTCCCCGATCGCGCGACATTGGGCGATGTTTTCCGCAGCGAACCGTTCCGCCGCCGCGCACGCGAGGGCCTGGCGATCCTCCACCGAGCGGCCGGTGGACATCGCGGCACGGACTTCCTGCAGGGCGTTGAGCGGGTCCACGGCGGTCGGACGCGCTTCCCGGAGCTGGTGGAAGGCGCGTCCGATGTGGGCTTCGAATCGCCCGGGATCGGTATCGCGAAACGCCCGGGCTGCTTGGGCCAGCCCGTAGGCGGCCGTTGCCCCGATGGCGCCGGCACCGCGGACCGTCATGTCCCGGATGGCCCGCACCGTGGCCGCGACGTCGGGGGTGCTCACGACGCGAAACCGGTGCGGCAGGGCGCGCTGGTCAATCAACCGGACCGCATTGTGCCTGGCATCGTAGGCGACTGTGCGGTACGGGCGCGGACGCCCCCGGACGAGGACGTTCATGCCGCGGACGTCAACGCGGGCTGCACAGGCATCTGCATGCCCAGTTTCGCCGCCACCTGGGCGACATCCTTGTCACCGCGTCCCGAGAGATTGACGATGACGATCCGGTCGCCGGGCAGGGTGGGGGCGCGCCGGATGGCCTCGGCGACGGCGTGGGCCGACTCCAGAGCGGGAATGATCCCCTCGAGGCGCGCCAGGCGCATGAAGGCGTCGAGCGCCGCGTCGTCGGTGGCGTAGGCGTACTCCACCCGGCCCCGGTCGTGCAGCCAGGCGTGCTCCGGACCGACGGCCGCGTAGTCCAGCCCGGCGCTGACGCTGTGGGTGAGCTGGATCTGTCCGAAGGGATCCTGAAGGATGTAGCTCCGGGTCCCCTGGAGCACACCCAGGGAACCGCCGTGGAACCGCGCGGCATGTTGTTCCGGTTGGATGCCTCGGCCGCCGGCCTCGACGCCGCACATGGCGACCCCGGCGTCGTTGAGAAACGGATAGAACAGCCCGATGGCATTGGAGCCGCCGCCGACACAGGCGATCAGGAGGTCCGGCAGGCGGCCTTCCTTCTCCAGGATCTGCCGTCGGGCCTCCTCGCCGATGACCCGGTGAAAGTTCCGGACCATGAGCGGGTACGGGTGCGCCCCGTAGGCGGTGCCGAGGATGTAGTGCGTCCCGCGGACATGAGTGACCCAGTCCCGCATCGCCTCATTGACCGCCTCCTTCAGGGTCCGCTGGCCCGCATGGACGGGCACGACCTCCGCGCCCAGCATCTTCATGCGGTACACGTTGAGCGCCTGGCGCTCGCAATCCACCGCGCCCATGTAGATCACGCACTTCAGTCCGAACATCGCTGCGACGGTGGCGGTCGCGACGCCATGCTGTCCGGCGCCCGTCTCGGCGATCACGCGCGTCTTGCCCATGCGCCGGGCGATGAGGGCCTGTCCAAGGGCGTTGTTGATCTTGTGGGCGCCGGTGTGGAGGAGGTCCTCCCGTTTGAGGTAGATCCGGGCACCGCCCAGCTCCCGGGTGAGCCGCTCGGCGAGGTACAGCGGAGTGGGGCGCCCAACGAACTCGCGGAGGTACCGGCCGAGTTCCACCTGGAACCCCGGATCCTGTTGGGCGCGGAAATACTCCGCCTCCAGCTCCTGGAGCGGATGCATGAGGGTCTCCGGGACGTACCGGCCGCCGTAGGGTCCGAAATGCCCCGTGGCATCGGGTATCTGCGGACTGGCAAACGGTTCCTCCTGCGGGTGGGCCGACGCGGTCATTGCGGAGGGTAGCCCGGTTCCGTCCGGGGCGAAAAGGCGGGAATCGCCGCGAGGGAACGGTCGTGCGCTTTCGAGAGAACGAGCAGGGCGGCGATGGCTCCCAGCAGGCAGAGCAACAGGTCCCATTGGGCGTCCTCCGGTCCCGTCCCCGGGTCTCCCTACCTGCCTGGAGCGGGGGTGCCGGACGACATTCTGACGAGCGCCTTGCCGACCAGTTTGAGCAGCGCCAGTGAATTCGGGTGCTCAAGCGCTTCACCGCAGCGCTTCACCTGGGCCAGGTACTGGCTCGCCCGGGTTCCGTTGCCGCCGGCCTGCGCGTCCGTCGCGGCCTGCGTCACCTGCATGGCGATTTGTTTGATGACTTGAACGTCGTCGAGCATCGGTTGGCTCACCTTTTCCCGGGCTGCCGGATTCAGCGCGGCAAACTGGGCTTCGCTGTAATTCAGAATCGAACCGGCCGGAAACAACGGGCGTTTGCTGAAATCCACGGTCACAAATTGCTCAACGGCTTTGGCCTTCTGTCCGGCTCTCCACGATTCCATGGCTTGATCCATGGTGGCGTTGGCGGCGTTGGCGTCCGCGGATTGATTCGGGGCCGCCGGCACCTTCTCGGCAGCCAGGGCGGGCAGACCGCACAGCATCAGGACAAGGAAGGTGGTCAGCGGCAGCGAAGCCCCGTGGTGCAGGCCTTCACGTTGCCTGTGGAGGAGTGCCCCACTCATCACGGCGAGCGCGGCCAGGCTCAAAAGAATCAGGATCGAATGCCCCGTGGTCATCACGAGAAAGGCCTGGCCAACCGCGTGGGGTTCCAGACGGCCCACCGCCAACGCGTGCAGCAACCCGGCGGA
Coding sequences:
- a CDS encoding prepilin-type N-terminal cleavage/methylation domain-containing protein; protein product: MPPGIQPRRGFAGFTLIELLVAVAILAILAGLMLPALAGARERARRAACLNNVRQFTLAALVYAGDHQQTLPVADTDNADKRDTHTPILSSATRTHLLRYATELRILDCPNLTQWMEKRPGWRLHDEYGTALGYHYLGGHSATPWAPTDARTQPWISPRKTTDDAQLALVADLNVECHSYHRILAPHARFGPVVRDDAWFDAHPEAFEQSPRDAGARGGHVGLLDGSVSWRDIRQMHRRRASQLWESEGAFGYW
- a CDS encoding PQQ-like beta-propeller repeat protein; its protein translation is MRNQPAWLVVAALLMPDILTGADWPQFRGPMLDGSTPETIRTNWTQQPLQVAWSRAIGPGWSGAAVVGGLLVTQALETRESGPREVCLAFEATTGRPLWSRDVEDAAYDSLVGYDSWLNGPRSTPTLVGDRVIVLTSRLKLYGLDADTGEIAWQRDLIAELGGSVIRWQAAASPLVVGDLVFVNANAPERGLLGIRWADGRTVWRNHDEPMTHASPALGVISGVPQVIFLTQRGLVALVPETGELLWRSDFLPSSTSTAATPVIARDHVYASAAYSAGAWGIHVSRAGDGFNASQVWRHRATAFQNHWSTPVEHQGHLYSIVEAGTAGDGGDGRLRSLACLDLTAGVNRWVTTGVGAGHVGRGGLLKAGDHVLVLCESGELVLVQPDPAAYVEVARQQILRDGLCWGAPTLAGGLLFARNSPHLDRNGNVASGQLIAVAVAPKPDRLPPLTLSAGSGRSAQTLVVRVGAHDGTPLGASHAPRIGLRTSGSLSGPAGGWTPISAAWRVVRGGLEAEIPAAVDTQFLQVQGQ
- a CDS encoding acyltransferase, with protein sequence MNGILLLRLVLAGLVILAHSWWVLLGSDAEEPGMRLTRGERNSGALAVDGFFVLSGMLVTASWLRSRSFVGYLTKRILRIFPGFLGVCLFQAYVLVPGLAGDWRPILSLSAAGQVLLFALTLGGAGRETAPGPTPFADQPFTQLNASLWTIRPEFLCYLLLAALGGSGLLGRSVVRWSLLGACVALFALQPDWEWHEYLKGVFGTFWYWPRFLAYFMAGVCLHHSGDRLSDAPRVSWLLVAGLLAATLHPVTLRIALPLLGSWLLRNLTRSLLLTRLSARLPGDFSYGIYLYGFPCQQLLVFLTGTNWNPYLFAPAAFLITLIPAALSWRWIEKPFLDLKPALVGGTTRVLESEDPSRS
- the mtnA gene encoding S-methyl-5-thioribose-1-phosphate isomerase, translated to MNVLVRGRPRPYRTVAYDARHNAVRLIDQRALPHRFRVVSTPDVAATVRAIRDMTVRGAGAIGATAAYGLAQAARAFRDTDPGRFEAHIGRAFHQLREARPTAVDPLNALQEVRAAMSTGRSVEDRQALACAAAERFAAENIAQCRAIGEHGADLIRPGATVLTHCNAGWLAFVDIGTATAPLYAAQACGRRFMVLCDETRPRCQGASLTAWELAQQQIEHRVIADNAAGWLMQQGRVDLVIVGADRVLGRTGEVANKIGTYTKAVLAKRHGIPFYVAIPESTLDWTLNSGADIPIEERDEAEVLGATGSRPGGRNPGIYVRIANPASRALNPGFDITPPELITGYLTPRGLLNAGGLRPAVPR
- the trpB gene encoding tryptophan synthase subunit beta — protein: MTASAHPQEEPFASPQIPDATGHFGPYGGRYVPETLMHPLQELEAEYFRAQQDPGFQVELGRYLREFVGRPTPLYLAERLTRELGGARIYLKREDLLHTGAHKINNALGQALIARRMGKTRVIAETGAGQHGVATATVAAMFGLKCVIYMGAVDCERQALNVYRMKMLGAEVVPVHAGQRTLKEAVNEAMRDWVTHVRGTHYILGTAYGAHPYPLMVRNFHRVIGEEARRQILEKEGRLPDLLIACVGGGSNAIGLFYPFLNDAGVAMCGVEAGGRGIQPEQHAARFHGGSLGVLQGTRSYILQDPFGQIQLTHSVSAGLDYAAVGPEHAWLHDRGRVEYAYATDDAALDAFMRLARLEGIIPALESAHAVAEAIRRAPTLPGDRIVIVNLSGRGDKDVAQVAAKLGMQMPVQPALTSAA